One window of Phoenix dactylifera cultivar Barhee BC4 chromosome 5, palm_55x_up_171113_PBpolish2nd_filt_p, whole genome shotgun sequence genomic DNA carries:
- the LOC120110745 gene encoding uncharacterized protein LOC120110745: protein MASFHSSSTLVCLTLVLLFGVQFTLGGITCESLARNTCAFAVSSSGMRCVLENRVRRGGQEEFSCSTSDIEAENLKDWVETDECIKACGLTRSTVGISSDSLLDPRFAQKLCSPPCYQECPNIVDLYFNLAAGEGVFLPKLCQASSNARRGMEEIKSSSAAAAGPASGSAAVACAPGQSETGFVSGAAMAPL, encoded by the exons ATGGCTTCCTTTCATAGCTCAAGCACCCTGGTGTGCCTGACTCTTGTTCTTCTCTTCGGTGTTCAGTTCACCCTCG GAGGCATCACATGCGAGAGCCTGGCAAGAAACACCTGTGCCTTTGCCGTGTCGTCGTCCGGCATGCGTTGCGTTCTCGAGAACCGGGTGCGGAGGGGAGGGCAGGAGGAGTTCTCCTGCAGCACATCAGACATCGAGGCTGAGAACCTCAAGGACTGGGTGGAGACCGACGAGTGCATCAAAGCCTGTGGACTCACCCGGAGCACCGTGGGGATCTCATCGGACTCTCTGTTAGATCCTCGTTTTGCTCAGAAGCTGTGCTCACCACCATGCTACCAGGAGTGCCCCAACATTGTTGATCTATACTTCAACCTCGCAGCTGGTGAAG GTGTGTTCCTTCCAAAGTTATGTCAGGCATCATCGAATGCTCGCCGAGGCATGGAAGAGATCAAGAGCTCCAGTGCAGCAGCGGCAGGGCCTGCATCAGGGTCGGCAGCGGTAGCTTGTGCCCCTGGGCAGTCCGAGACGGGTTTTGTTTCCGGCGCAGCCATGGCGCCTCTCTGA
- the LOC103698551 gene encoding uncharacterized protein LOC103698551 produces MASFYSSSTLVCLTLVLLFGVQCTLGGITCESLARNTCAFAVSSSGMRCVLENRVRRGGQEEFSCSTSDIEAENLKDWVETDECIKACGLTRSTVGISSDSLLDPRFAQKLCSPPCYQECPNIVDLYFNLAAGEGVFLPKLCQASSNARRGMEEIKSSSAAAAGPASGSAAVACAPGQSETGFVSGAAMAPL; encoded by the exons ATGGCTTCCTTTTATAGCTCAAGCACCCTGGTGTGCCTGACTCTTGTTCTTCTCTTCGGTGTTCAGTGCACCCTCG GAGGCATCACATGCGAGAGCCTGGCAAGAAACACCTGTGCCTTTGCCGTGTCGTCGTCCGGCATGCGTTGCGTGCTCGAGAACCGGGTGCGGAGGGGAGGGCAGGAGGAGTTCTCCTGCAGCACATCAGACATCGAGGCTGAGAACCTCAAGGACTGGGTGGAGACCGACGAGTGCATCAAAGCCTGTGGACTCACCCGGAGCACCGTGGGGATCTCATCGGACTCTCTGTTAGATCCTCGTTTTGCTCAGAAGCTGTGCTCACCTCCATGCTACCAGGAGTGCCCCAACATTGTTGATCTATACTTCAACCTCGCAGCTGGTGAAG GTGTGTTCCTTCCAAAGTTATGTCAGGCATCATCGAATGCTCGCCGAGGCATGGAAGAGATCAAGAGCTCCAGTGCAGCAGCGGCAGGGCCTGCATCAGGGTCGGCAGCGGTAGCTTGTGCCCCTGGGCAGTCCGAGACGGGTTTTGTTTCCGGCGCAGCCATGGCGCCTCTCTGA